One Symphalangus syndactylus isolate Jambi chromosome 9, NHGRI_mSymSyn1-v2.1_pri, whole genome shotgun sequence DNA segment encodes these proteins:
- the GGCT gene encoding gamma-glutamylcyclotransferase isoform X4, whose protein sequence is MANSGCKDVTGPDEESFLYFAYGSNLLTERIHLRNPSAAFFCVARLQIICMGAKENGLPLEYQEKLKAIEPNDYTGKVSEEIEDIIKRGETQTL, encoded by the exons ATGGCGAACTCAGGCTGCAAGGACGTCACGGGTCCAGATGAGGAGAGTTTTCTGTACTTTGCCTACGGCAGCAACCTGCTGACAGAGAGGATCCACCTCCGAAACCCTTCCGCGGCGTTCTTCTGTGTGGCCCGCCTGCAG ATTATTTGCATGGGCGCAAAAGAAAATGGTTTGCCGCTGGAGTATCAGGAGAAGTTAAAAGCAATAGAACCAAATGACTATACAGGAAAGGTCTCAGAAGAAATTGAAGACATCATCAAAAGAGGGGAAACACAAACTCTTTAG
- the GGCT gene encoding gamma-glutamylcyclotransferase isoform X2, with amino-acid sequence MANSGCKDVTGPDEESFLYFAYGSNLLTERIHLRNPSAAFFCVARLQDFKLDFGNSQGKTSQTWHGGIATIFQSPGDEVWGVVWKMNKSNLNSLDEWRKKCHTAFQNQGNHPCKHKTRMWDRDPNIPVQNLSLALYWQAQSGHGTCNRLFAWAQKKMVCRWSIRRS; translated from the exons ATGGCGAACTCAGGCTGCAAGGACGTCACGGGTCCAGATGAGGAGAGTTTTCTGTACTTTGCCTACGGCAGCAACCTGCTGACAGAGAGGATCCACCTCCGAAACCCTTCCGCGGCGTTCTTCTGTGTGGCCCGCCTGCAG GATTTTAAGCTTGACTTTGGCAATTCCCAAGGCAAAACAAGTCAAACTTGGCATGGAGGGATAGCCACCATTTTTCAGAGTCCTGGCGATGAAGTGTGGGGAGTAGTATGGAAAATGAACAAAAGCAATTTAAATTCTCTGGATGA GTGGAGAAAGAAATGTCACACTGCCTTTCAGAATCAGGGAAATCACCCTTGcaagcacaagacaagaatgtggGATAGAGACCCCAACATTCCTGTTCAGAACCTAAGCTTAGCTCTCTATTGGCAGGCCCAATCAGGTCATGGCACCTGTAATAG ATTATTTGCATGGGCGCAAAAGAAAATGGTTTGCCGCTGGAGTATCAGGAGAAGTTAA
- the GGCT gene encoding gamma-glutamylcyclotransferase isoform X1, whose product MANSGCKDVTGPDEESFLYFAYGSNLLTERIHLRNPSAAFFCVARLQDFKLDFGNSQGKTSQTWHGGIATIFQSPGDEVWGVVWKMNKSNLNSLDEQEGVKSGMYVVIEVKVATQEGREITCRSYLMTNYESAPPSPQYKKIICMGAKENGLPLEYQEKLKAIEPNDYTGKVSEEIEDIIKRGETQTL is encoded by the exons ATGGCGAACTCAGGCTGCAAGGACGTCACGGGTCCAGATGAGGAGAGTTTTCTGTACTTTGCCTACGGCAGCAACCTGCTGACAGAGAGGATCCACCTCCGAAACCCTTCCGCGGCGTTCTTCTGTGTGGCCCGCCTGCAG GATTTTAAGCTTGACTTTGGCAATTCCCAAGGCAAAACAAGTCAAACTTGGCATGGAGGGATAGCCACCATTTTTCAGAGTCCTGGCGATGAAGTGTGGGGAGTAGTATGGAAAATGAACAAAAGCAATTTAAATTCTCTGGATGA GCAAGAAGGGGTTAAAAGTGGAATGTATGTTGTAATAGAAGTTAAAGTTGCAActcaagaaggaagagaaataacCTGTCGAAGTTATCTGATGACAAATTATGAAAGTGCTCCCCCATCCCCACAGTATAAAAAG ATTATTTGCATGGGCGCAAAAGAAAATGGTTTGCCGCTGGAGTATCAGGAGAAGTTAAAAGCAATAGAACCAAATGACTATACAGGAAAGGTCTCAGAAGAAATTGAAGACATCATCAAAAGAGGGGAAACACAAACTCTTTAG
- the GGCT gene encoding gamma-glutamylcyclotransferase isoform X3, protein MANSGCKDVTGPDEESFLYFAYGSNLLTERIHLRNPSAAFFCVARLQDFKLDFGNSQGKTSQTWHGGIATIFQSPGDEVWGVVWKMNKSNLNSLDELFAWAQKKMVCRWSIRRS, encoded by the exons ATGGCGAACTCAGGCTGCAAGGACGTCACGGGTCCAGATGAGGAGAGTTTTCTGTACTTTGCCTACGGCAGCAACCTGCTGACAGAGAGGATCCACCTCCGAAACCCTTCCGCGGCGTTCTTCTGTGTGGCCCGCCTGCAG GATTTTAAGCTTGACTTTGGCAATTCCCAAGGCAAAACAAGTCAAACTTGGCATGGAGGGATAGCCACCATTTTTCAGAGTCCTGGCGATGAAGTGTGGGGAGTAGTATGGAAAATGAACAAAAGCAATTTAAATTCTCTGGATGA ATTATTTGCATGGGCGCAAAAGAAAATGGTTTGCCGCTGGAGTATCAGGAGAAGTTAA